A window of the Haloarcula rubripromontorii genome harbors these coding sequences:
- a CDS encoding ABC transporter substrate-binding protein, with protein MSSGDSLDRRSFLTAAGSAAAAATLAGCSGDGGDGGSTDGGDGGGGTDGDGSDGGDGGDGTSDQTLVYARGDHPENYDPQQTTSGEVAKVTNQIFDTLIQFAAGSGGQLEDGLATDYSLEGTTATLTLREGVMFHNGEEFTASDFKATWQRFTQSDYQYYLGDETRSGYGPFTLGDWIESVDASQDYELTIELTQRYAPFLRNLAMFAAAVLSKAQIEAMGDSQADLGAEPAGTGPFQFDTLDNPNERIRLTANGDYWGDGPNVGTVIFKTITENSTRVQDVINGASHITDNLDSSGFQRAEESGTATLLRKNGINHGYMAMNMARFEPFRDRQVRQAIAHAVNTEAIVNQIYQGFATQASQPLPPDVLGHNDDLDPYPTDKDQARSMLEEAGYGDGFEFELATFSNPRGYNPSPVQTANQVKSDLEDIGLTVNINQFSNFGPYLDYTSAGKHDACFLGWYTDNADPDNFMYVLLDPKVEMDAVPDGQDWVSFDTEGYSTLNVSGWANTDYMELVREAQRTYAEGDRETMYAEAAQIAYDESPWVFIDYAETLRAVNEAVVEDSYTVSSVGGPYLNTVELQ; from the coding sequence ATGTCATCTGGTGATTCTCTCGACAGGCGGAGCTTCCTTACCGCGGCCGGCAGTGCCGCGGCAGCAGCAACGCTCGCAGGTTGTTCCGGCGACGGTGGCGACGGTGGTAGCACCGACGGCGGCGACGGTGGCGGCGGCACTGATGGCGACGGTAGCGACGGCGGCGACGGCGGGGACGGAACGAGCGACCAGACGCTCGTGTACGCCCGCGGTGACCACCCCGAAAACTACGACCCCCAGCAGACGACGAGCGGTGAAGTCGCGAAAGTCACCAACCAGATATTCGATACGCTCATCCAGTTTGCGGCCGGAAGCGGCGGCCAGTTGGAGGATGGACTCGCGACCGACTACTCTCTCGAGGGAACCACCGCGACGCTGACGCTCCGAGAGGGTGTGATGTTCCACAACGGCGAGGAGTTCACCGCGTCGGACTTCAAGGCGACCTGGCAGCGCTTCACCCAGAGCGACTACCAGTACTACCTCGGCGACGAAACCCGCTCGGGATACGGGCCGTTCACGCTGGGCGACTGGATCGAGAGCGTCGACGCGAGCCAGGACTACGAACTGACGATCGAACTCACGCAACGGTACGCCCCGTTCCTGCGGAACCTGGCGATGTTCGCCGCGGCCGTCCTCTCGAAGGCCCAGATCGAAGCGATGGGCGACAGCCAGGCTGACCTCGGAGCCGAACCTGCGGGGACCGGCCCCTTCCAGTTCGACACGCTCGATAACCCGAACGAGCGCATCCGACTGACGGCCAACGGCGATTATTGGGGCGACGGTCCGAACGTCGGGACGGTCATTTTCAAGACAATCACCGAAAACAGCACGCGGGTGCAGGACGTGATCAACGGGGCCTCACACATCACGGACAACCTCGACTCCTCCGGGTTCCAGCGCGCAGAGGAGAGCGGGACGGCGACGCTGTTACGGAAGAACGGCATCAACCACGGCTACATGGCGATGAACATGGCCCGGTTCGAGCCGTTCCGGGACCGGCAGGTCCGCCAGGCCATCGCCCACGCCGTCAACACCGAGGCCATCGTCAACCAGATCTATCAGGGCTTTGCAACGCAGGCCTCCCAGCCGCTCCCGCCGGACGTGCTCGGGCACAACGACGACCTCGACCCGTACCCGACGGACAAGGACCAGGCCCGGTCGATGCTCGAAGAGGCGGGCTACGGTGACGGCTTCGAGTTCGAACTCGCGACGTTCTCGAATCCCCGGGGATACAACCCCAGCCCGGTCCAGACCGCAAACCAGGTCAAATCCGACCTGGAGGACATCGGCCTGACGGTCAACATCAACCAGTTCTCCAACTTCGGACCGTACCTGGACTACACCTCCGCCGGGAAACACGACGCCTGCTTCCTCGGCTGGTACACCGACAACGCCGACCCGGACAACTTCATGTACGTCCTGCTTGACCCGAAAGTCGAGATGGACGCCGTCCCCGACGGCCAGGACTGGGTCAGTTTCGACACGGAAGGGTACTCGACGCTCAACGTCTCCGGGTGGGCCAACACCGACTATATGGAGCTCGTCCGCGAGGCCCAGCGGACCTACGCCGAAGGCGACCGCGAGACGATGTACGCGGAGGCCGCACAGATCGCCTACGACGAGTCCCCCTGGGTGTTCATCGACTACGCCGAGACGCTCCGGGCGGTCAACGAGGCTGTCGTCGAAGATTCCTACACGGTCAGCTCCGTCGGTGGCCCGTATCTTAACACGGTCGAGCTGCAGTAG